A genome region from Sphingobacteriaceae bacterium GW460-11-11-14-LB5 includes the following:
- a CDS encoding sialate O-acetylesterase yields the protein MKKTIFSIILSFLALSLHANIRLPGILSSNMVMQQKSTTKLWGWASPAEKIKITTSWDNQVTEVSADGNAAWQVELKTPQAGGPYNITFQAGNKIVLENVWIGEVWVCSGQSNMEWNYSTGIKSVKEEFEHLSKLNIKLFNVPKTTSKTPQDDINSTWTVCDSNSLKTFSAVGYYFGKHLNQDLNIPIGLINSNWGGTPAETWTPEQLVENNAVLKDAATKNAPTAWWPVAPGYTYNAMIAPMVNYSIAGTIWYQGESNRDTPASYTELINTMLGAWRKSWNNDFPFYYVQIAPFKYDKYNVGALVREAQTRNLSTSKTGMVVISDLVSDTLNIHPNNKKDVGLRLANLALAETYGQKKAGYKNPLFKSFTVEKSDIVIEFDNAESGLTIKGDTPKEIFIAGADKLFYPAKVKVKGNKLFVSNGQVKTPAAVRYQFSNAGIGNLFSKAGLPVAPFRTDNWDVDTSKIKK from the coding sequence ATGAAAAAAACAATATTTTCCATTATTCTCAGCTTTTTAGCGTTATCACTTCATGCCAATATCCGCCTGCCGGGTATCTTAAGCAGCAATATGGTAATGCAACAAAAATCGACGACCAAACTATGGGGCTGGGCTTCGCCTGCAGAGAAAATAAAAATTACCACATCCTGGGATAATCAGGTTACCGAAGTTAGTGCTGATGGAAATGCGGCCTGGCAGGTTGAGCTGAAAACCCCACAGGCTGGCGGTCCGTACAATATCACTTTTCAGGCTGGAAACAAAATTGTACTCGAAAATGTATGGATAGGAGAGGTATGGGTATGTAGCGGGCAATCGAACATGGAATGGAATTACAGTACCGGAATTAAAAGCGTTAAAGAAGAGTTCGAACACCTGAGCAAACTGAATATCAAACTATTCAATGTGCCAAAAACCACTTCAAAAACACCTCAGGATGATATCAATAGCACGTGGACCGTTTGCGACAGCAATAGCTTAAAAACTTTTAGTGCAGTAGGCTATTACTTTGGTAAACACCTCAACCAGGACCTGAATATCCCTATAGGTCTGATTAACAGCAATTGGGGTGGTACTCCTGCCGAAACCTGGACTCCTGAGCAACTGGTAGAAAATAATGCGGTATTGAAAGACGCAGCAACGAAAAATGCACCTACTGCCTGGTGGCCGGTAGCACCTGGTTATACTTACAATGCCATGATTGCTCCTATGGTTAATTACAGCATTGCAGGAACCATTTGGTACCAGGGCGAAAGTAACAGAGATACGCCTGCAAGTTATACCGAATTAATTAACACGATGTTAGGTGCCTGGCGCAAGTCCTGGAACAATGATTTCCCTTTTTATTACGTGCAGATCGCCCCTTTTAAATACGATAAATACAATGTTGGGGCATTGGTGCGGGAGGCGCAAACCAGGAACCTCTCGACATCAAAAACGGGTATGGTTGTTATTTCTGATCTGGTTAGCGATACTTTAAATATTCACCCTAACAATAAAAAAGATGTAGGCTTACGTTTGGCAAATTTAGCATTGGCCGAAACCTATGGACAGAAAAAAGCAGGTTATAAAAATCCACTTTTTAAATCCTTTACAGTAGAAAAAAGCGATATCGTAATCGAATTCGATAATGCAGAAAGTGGATTGACAATTAAAGGAGATACGCCAAAGGAAATTTTTATCGCTGGTGCAGATAAGCTGTTTTATCCGGCAAAGGTTAAAGTAAAAGGTAATAAGCTTTTTGTTTCAAACGGACAGGTAAAAACCCCTGCCGCGGTGCGCTATCAATTTAGCAATGCAGGTATAGGCAATCTCTTTAGTAAAGCTGGTTTACCTGTAGCCCCTTTCAGAACCGATAATTGGGACGTTGATACCAGCAAAATCAAAAAGTAA
- a CDS encoding sulfatase: MKKIILISALLLCKLSYAQQKPNIVIIISDDHAFQAISSYGSKLTKTPNIDRIAQSGVTFNKAYVTNSICGPSRAVILTGLYSHKNGFKDNETSHFDHGQDNFAKHLQAGGYQTAWIGKLHLGDKPQGFDYYSILPDQGQYYNPDFIDMNGKAVHKEGYVTNLIEDASEQWLDNRDQSKPFCLVIGHKATHRTWLPDTTDMGKFDQVKFPMPKNFYDNYVNREAAKVQDMTIDKTMLMGYDLKMLSYSKNGEGSVNRMNVAQRARFDAYYKPIEADLKSRNLSGKALVEWKYERYMRDYLSTAASLDRNIGRTLDYLEKHNLTKNTIVIYLSDQGFYLGEHGWFDKRFMYEESFRTPMVMSYPGVIKPGSKSETFVMNLDIAPTLLDAAKLNIPQAMQGKSMLPLFQSKKVAFRDAMFYHYYENGEHSVSPHFGVRTERYKLIRFYKRVNAWELYDLKNDPSEENNLYGKKGYEGIVTQLKGKLNKLIDQYEDQDAKSIMAKL; encoded by the coding sequence ATGAAAAAAATAATATTAATCAGTGCACTATTACTCTGTAAATTAAGCTATGCCCAGCAAAAGCCCAATATTGTAATCATTATTTCTGATGATCATGCTTTTCAGGCCATAAGCAGTTACGGCAGTAAATTAACTAAAACACCCAATATTGATCGTATTGCCCAATCGGGCGTAACCTTTAACAAAGCTTATGTAACCAATTCTATTTGCGGGCCAAGCCGGGCAGTTATATTAACTGGATTATACAGTCATAAAAATGGCTTTAAAGATAACGAGACCTCTCATTTTGATCATGGTCAGGATAATTTCGCCAAACATCTTCAGGCTGGCGGATATCAAACCGCGTGGATAGGCAAGTTGCACCTGGGTGATAAACCTCAGGGATTTGATTATTACAGCATCCTGCCAGATCAGGGACAATACTACAACCCCGATTTTATCGATATGAACGGTAAAGCGGTACACAAAGAAGGTTATGTAACCAATTTAATTGAAGATGCATCTGAACAATGGTTAGATAACAGAGACCAGTCAAAGCCGTTTTGCCTGGTTATAGGACACAAAGCCACACACCGTACCTGGCTTCCTGATACGACTGATATGGGGAAATTTGATCAGGTAAAATTCCCTATGCCTAAAAACTTTTACGACAATTATGTAAACCGGGAAGCTGCAAAAGTACAGGATATGACGATTGATAAAACCATGTTAATGGGCTACGATCTGAAAATGCTTTCTTACAGTAAAAATGGAGAGGGTAGCGTTAACCGAATGAATGTAGCACAACGAGCGAGGTTTGATGCTTACTATAAACCCATTGAAGCAGATTTAAAAAGCCGGAATTTATCCGGTAAGGCTTTGGTAGAATGGAAGTATGAGCGTTATATGCGCGATTATTTAAGCACAGCTGCATCGCTCGACCGAAACATTGGCCGTACACTAGATTACCTTGAGAAACACAATCTGACGAAAAATACCATTGTTATCTACCTTTCAGATCAGGGTTTTTATTTAGGTGAGCATGGTTGGTTTGATAAACGTTTTATGTATGAAGAATCTTTCAGAACACCCATGGTAATGAGTTACCCAGGCGTAATTAAACCAGGTAGCAAAAGTGAAACATTCGTCATGAATCTGGATATTGCACCAACATTGCTCGATGCCGCAAAACTTAACATACCACAGGCCATGCAGGGAAAATCGATGCTGCCTTTGTTTCAATCAAAAAAAGTGGCCTTTAGGGATGCCATGTTTTATCATTATTATGAAAATGGAGAACATTCGGTATCACCGCATTTTGGTGTGAGAACCGAACGATATAAGTTAATCCGCTTTTATAAACGTGTTAATGCCTGGGAGTTATACGATCTGAAAAATGACCCTTCAGAAGAAAATAATTTATATGGCAAAAAAGGATACGAAGGTATTGTTACCCAGCTAAAAGGCAAATTAAACAAGCTTATCGATCAATATGAAGACCAGGATGCCAAAAGCATTATGGCAAAACTTTAA
- a CDS encoding G-D-S-L family lipolytic protein, whose translation MKTIIFTTILFVVASTSGFAQKIKIACVGNSITYGMGIANREKNSYPAQLQNMLGSGYEVMNFGHSGATVLKNTVNPYWKTKAYADALKSEPNIVLIKLGTNDSKGQNRNRYDEFENTYKELINSFRQLSTKPRIILVAPVAAFSTDTTYISDPVLVNRIIPMIQHVAYREKLEIINLHPLFVDKEGMFPDKIHPASIGASIIATRLYEAITQNRTENSDIFSKIKEGKNITEFNGFECASFKFNGRDCKVVKPKVVAKGHPWVWRARFWGHEPQTDVSLLERGFHIVYCDVAELFGNAEAVGLWNKFYNLMQTCGLSKKVALEGMSRGGVYVYNWALANPEKVACIYADAPVLDLKSWPGKKRNAGAKEPWEDFKKDYNLTETQADNFKNSPLDHAAKIAKLGFPMLHVVGDVDDVVPIAENTTPFEKIVRENGGNITVIHKANVNHHPHSLPNPTPITDFILRATGQKVNFAAIAVPGSEYRSGAGWTLGKDWWAQHENIDSLLLAEKNLDILFLGNSITQGTGGHRTSVTYKPGFKAFDSVFVNLKWESAGISGDRSQNILWRLQNGNYAKAKPKVMVVMIGVNNISAGDSPEEIVAAISKVTDWTSKNMPSTKVLLLGPLPVGIKRDDERRLKYEKVHLLLAKLPRKNYTYQSIASPFLLPNGDLDPTKYGSDGIHLQADGYKAWAMALKPMITKLLAEK comes from the coding sequence ATGAAAACCATAATTTTTACCACTATTTTATTTGTTGTAGCCAGCACTTCAGGCTTTGCCCAAAAAATAAAAATAGCCTGCGTAGGCAATAGTATCACCTATGGCATGGGCATTGCCAACCGCGAAAAAAACAGTTACCCGGCACAGTTGCAAAATATGTTAGGCAGTGGATACGAGGTCATGAACTTCGGTCATAGCGGCGCTACCGTGTTAAAAAATACCGTCAATCCTTATTGGAAAACCAAAGCATACGCCGATGCCTTAAAGAGCGAACCCAATATCGTACTGATCAAATTAGGTACCAACGATAGTAAAGGACAAAATAGAAACAGATATGATGAATTTGAAAATACGTACAAGGAACTGATTAACAGCTTTAGGCAATTATCAACTAAACCCCGCATTATCTTAGTTGCCCCTGTCGCTGCATTTTCTACCGATACCACTTACATTTCAGATCCTGTTCTGGTGAACCGGATTATCCCAATGATACAGCATGTAGCGTATCGTGAAAAACTGGAAATCATTAACCTCCATCCGCTGTTTGTTGATAAGGAAGGTATGTTTCCGGATAAAATCCATCCTGCATCAATTGGTGCTTCTATTATTGCAACCAGGTTATATGAAGCCATCACTCAAAACAGAACTGAAAATTCCGACATTTTTTCTAAAATAAAGGAAGGCAAAAATATCACTGAATTTAATGGCTTTGAATGTGCCAGCTTTAAATTTAACGGGCGTGATTGTAAGGTGGTTAAACCAAAGGTGGTGGCGAAAGGCCATCCTTGGGTATGGCGTGCCCGTTTCTGGGGGCATGAACCACAAACAGATGTTTCTTTACTGGAACGTGGTTTTCATATTGTTTACTGCGATGTCGCAGAGCTTTTTGGCAATGCCGAAGCCGTTGGCTTGTGGAATAAGTTTTATAACCTGATGCAAACATGCGGACTTTCGAAAAAAGTAGCTTTAGAAGGTATGAGTCGTGGTGGTGTTTACGTGTATAATTGGGCCCTGGCCAATCCCGAAAAAGTAGCTTGTATTTATGCAGATGCGCCTGTACTCGATTTAAAAAGCTGGCCGGGCAAGAAAAGAAATGCAGGAGCAAAAGAGCCCTGGGAAGATTTTAAAAAAGATTATAACCTTACAGAAACACAGGCCGATAATTTTAAAAACAGCCCCTTAGATCACGCCGCAAAAATTGCCAAACTGGGTTTCCCGATGCTGCATGTGGTAGGAGATGTGGATGATGTGGTACCTATTGCCGAAAATACCACACCTTTCGAAAAAATAGTACGTGAAAACGGAGGCAATATCACCGTAATCCATAAAGCAAATGTTAACCATCATCCGCATAGTTTGCCAAATCCTACGCCCATTACCGATTTTATTTTAAGGGCAACCGGACAGAAGGTAAATTTCGCAGCGATTGCGGTTCCAGGCTCAGAATACAGATCGGGTGCAGGCTGGACACTAGGTAAAGACTGGTGGGCACAGCATGAAAATATAGATAGTTTGTTGCTGGCCGAGAAAAACCTCGATATTCTTTTTTTAGGCAATTCGATTACCCAGGGCACCGGTGGACATAGAACTTCGGTAACCTATAAACCCGGCTTTAAAGCTTTTGATAGTGTTTTTGTAAACTTAAAATGGGAAAGCGCAGGTATTTCTGGCGATAGAAGCCAAAATATATTATGGCGTTTGCAAAATGGCAATTATGCAAAAGCTAAACCAAAGGTAATGGTGGTGATGATTGGTGTGAACAACATTAGTGCAGGCGATAGTCCTGAAGAAATTGTAGCAGCCATTAGCAAAGTAACCGATTGGACCAGCAAAAATATGCCTTCAACCAAGGTGCTTTTATTGGGGCCTTTGCCTGTTGGGATAAAAAGAGATGATGAAAGGAGATTGAAGTATGAAAAGGTTCATTTATTACTGGCTAAACTGCCGCGCAAAAATTATACTTACCAATCAATTGCCTCTCCGTTTTTATTGCCAAATGGCGATTTAGATCCCACCAAATATGGAAGCGATGGCATTCATTTACAGGCAGACGGCTACAAGGCCTGGGCAATGGCTTTAAAACCAATGATTACAAAGTTATTAGCTGAGAAATGA
- a CDS encoding DNA polymerase III subunit delta — protein sequence MTAAEIIKDIKARKFKPVYLLHGEESYYIDQVTDYIEDKLLNDAEKGFNQTVLYGKDTDMATVLGAAKRYPMMSDYQVVIVKEAQDLKWGKEDSSSKEGEFVLNYFEKPLPSTILVLAFKYANFDKRKKIYKAINKSGLIFQSDPVRDYKLVPWIDEFIKDKGYKIDQQASALMAEYLGTDLSKIANEIEKLMLNVSKEVTINTDLVQKNIGISKEYNVFELQKALAIRDVLKCNKIINYFASNPKANPTVMVLANLGGYFTKLLKYHYIPNKADAASALGVPPFFIKDYEVAARNYNTGKVFQVIGLLREYDLKSKGLDSTGNVDDGELLKELVFKIVH from the coding sequence ATGACTGCTGCCGAAATTATTAAAGATATCAAAGCCCGCAAATTCAAACCCGTGTACTTATTACATGGCGAAGAATCTTACTATATCGATCAAGTAACAGATTATATTGAGGATAAACTATTGAACGATGCCGAAAAAGGCTTCAATCAGACCGTTTTATATGGAAAAGATACCGATATGGCTACCGTTCTGGGGGCAGCGAAGCGCTACCCAATGATGTCTGATTATCAGGTGGTCATTGTTAAAGAAGCACAGGATTTAAAATGGGGTAAAGAAGATTCGAGTAGCAAAGAGGGCGAGTTTGTACTCAATTATTTCGAAAAACCTTTACCGAGTACCATTTTAGTTTTGGCTTTTAAGTATGCAAACTTCGATAAACGCAAAAAAATATATAAGGCCATTAATAAAAGCGGACTGATTTTTCAGTCAGATCCGGTCCGCGATTATAAACTGGTGCCCTGGATTGATGAATTTATTAAAGATAAAGGTTACAAAATCGATCAGCAGGCATCGGCTTTAATGGCCGAATATTTAGGAACCGATCTTTCTAAAATTGCCAATGAGATCGAAAAGTTAATGCTCAATGTTTCAAAAGAGGTAACCATTAATACCGATCTGGTTCAGAAAAACATAGGCATTAGTAAAGAATATAACGTTTTCGAATTGCAGAAAGCACTAGCCATCCGCGATGTATTAAAATGTAATAAAATTATCAATTATTTCGCCAGTAACCCTAAAGCCAATCCAACAGTAATGGTTTTGGCCAATTTAGGGGGGTATTTTACTAAACTGCTAAAATACCACTATATCCCCAATAAAGCCGATGCCGCTTCAGCTTTGGGGGTGCCTCCATTTTTTATCAAAGATTATGAGGTAGCGGCAAGAAATTACAACACTGGAAAAGTTTTCCAGGTAATTGGCCTCCTCCGCGAGTACGATTTAAAAAGCAAAGGTTTAGATAGTACCGGCAATGTTGATGACGGAGAACTTTTAAAAGAACTCGTTTTCAAAATAGTGCACTAA
- a CDS encoding restriction endonuclease subunit R codes for MFTPTPLNLPPYPFKITQKDDVVFIFDELRKKHLVLTPEEWVRQHFIQNLILEKKFPRTLIQIEGGLVLNQLQKRSDILVYNTAGEKLMLIECKAPKVKITQSVFDQASRYNSIHQAKWIVLTNGLQHVYARMDTEKGSFNFVQEMPEYLGL; via the coding sequence ATGTTTACGCCTACCCCGCTTAACCTTCCGCCCTATCCTTTTAAAATTACCCAGAAAGATGACGTGGTTTTTATTTTCGATGAGCTCAGGAAGAAACATCTGGTACTTACGCCCGAAGAATGGGTCCGGCAGCATTTTATACAGAACCTGATTTTGGAAAAGAAATTTCCGCGTACGTTAATCCAGATTGAAGGTGGTTTGGTTTTAAACCAATTACAAAAGCGGAGCGATATTTTAGTATACAATACTGCAGGCGAAAAGCTGATGTTAATTGAATGTAAAGCACCAAAAGTAAAAATTACCCAATCGGTTTTCGATCAGGCATCGCGGTACAACTCCATACACCAGGCAAAATGGATCGTGCTAACCAATGGTTTGCAGCATGTTTATGCCAGGATGGATACGGAAAAGGGTAGCTTTAATTTCGTACAGGAAATGCCTGAATATTTGGGATTATAG
- a CDS encoding hyaluronate lyase, whose amino-acid sequence MHRRSFVKTSALIGSGLFLGNQGFASLVADEIINVAMIGCGDRGKGVLSVIKSMPAKYKIKAYCDLLDFRLKETEKYVPADAKAIKDYHKVLDDKTINAVFIATPLSEHFRIAKDAVLAGKHVYVEKTMTYSIAQALELKKLVKQYPNQVFQVGYQYRYSPLYFKVKDMIQSGYLGKVSQIDCRWDRNGNWRRAVPDPALERKINWRMYKEYSGGLAAELLSHQIDFINWAFETQPDEIMGSGGIDVFKDGRETYDNIQAILRYNEKGMIGNFGATCGNAHDGYLFKIKGTKGSVSLLTNTGLFYPEESAKKELGIVDGVTGATKIVVNKDGGIPILDKATIDGTNYALDEFYKSITTKKEPASNINTGTQAAICVAMCNEAIYTGNKQVWKKEYSV is encoded by the coding sequence ATGCATCGTCGATCTTTTGTTAAAACATCTGCTTTAATAGGTTCTGGTTTATTTTTGGGCAACCAGGGGTTTGCCAGTTTAGTAGCCGATGAAATCATTAATGTGGCCATGATTGGTTGTGGCGATCGCGGTAAAGGTGTTTTGTCGGTAATTAAATCAATGCCTGCAAAATATAAAATTAAAGCCTATTGCGATTTACTCGATTTTAGGCTTAAGGAAACCGAAAAGTACGTTCCCGCTGATGCAAAAGCCATAAAAGATTACCATAAAGTTTTAGACGATAAAACCATTAACGCGGTTTTTATTGCTACCCCTTTAAGCGAGCATTTCAGAATTGCTAAAGATGCCGTGCTGGCCGGCAAACATGTGTATGTAGAAAAAACCATGACCTACAGTATTGCCCAGGCACTCGAACTTAAAAAACTGGTAAAACAATATCCCAATCAGGTTTTTCAGGTGGGGTATCAATACCGTTATTCGCCTTTGTATTTTAAGGTGAAGGATATGATTCAAAGTGGTTATTTAGGCAAGGTTAGTCAGATCGATTGCCGCTGGGACCGCAATGGTAACTGGCGCCGAGCCGTTCCTGATCCCGCCTTAGAGCGTAAAATTAACTGGCGGATGTACAAGGAATATTCCGGCGGATTAGCTGCTGAACTTTTATCGCACCAGATCGATTTTATCAACTGGGCTTTCGAAACACAACCCGACGAAATTATGGGCTCAGGTGGGATAGACGTGTTTAAAGACGGGCGCGAAACCTACGATAATATTCAGGCCATTCTCCGTTATAACGAAAAAGGCATGATCGGCAACTTTGGAGCCACTTGCGGCAATGCACATGATGGTTATCTGTTTAAAATAAAAGGCACCAAAGGTTCGGTTTCTTTGCTTACCAATACGGGCTTGTTTTATCCCGAAGAAAGTGCTAAAAAAGAATTGGGCATTGTTGATGGGGTAACCGGAGCCACAAAAATTGTAGTGAATAAAGATGGCGGAATCCCGATTTTGGATAAAGCCACCATCGATGGTACAAATTATGCCTTAGATGAATTTTATAAATCGATTACTACAAAAAAGGAACCTGCATCGAACATCAATACCGGCACCCAGGCGGCTATATGTGTAGCCATGTGTAACGAAGCGATTTATACTGGTAATAAGCAGGTTTGGAAGAAAGAATATAGCGTGTAG
- a CDS encoding oxidoreductase, giving the protein MENSRRKFIKQSAIFAAATYAGTMGMSAKSYGRIIGANDRVRVGVVGFSDRFKETLLPCFMNHHKELNFDIVGLSDLWNYRRDLGIAHLKAKFGHDIKACRNNDELYATKDLDAVIISTADFQHALHTIEAVKASCDAYVEKPFAETMDDAKAAFKAVKASKQIVQIGSQRRSGENYTNAAKFIQDGKFGPITAVDLVWNVNQPGRWRRPDLVAKLKEEDIDWKRFLLNRPVEAFDPRKYLEYRLFWPYSSGMPGQWMSHQIDTVHWFTNLKHPRSVVANGGIYTWKDGRRNWDSMVAVFDYGQPDTTDGFQVTFTSRMQNSVGDVGEVYYSNGGELNLMTNKVSPKGGLKEKEAAAMGLKANLLPEFDLSKSEIKAATGANMGGDALTSGHMRNWMECVRSRKTPNAPVEAGYSHSIANIMTNAAVRTGAKATFDESRQEVIANGKVFKY; this is encoded by the coding sequence ATGGAAAATTCCAGAAGAAAATTTATTAAGCAATCGGCAATATTTGCTGCGGCCACCTATGCAGGTACCATGGGTATGAGTGCTAAAAGTTATGGTCGTATTATTGGTGCAAACGATAGGGTACGTGTTGGTGTTGTTGGATTTTCTGATCGTTTTAAAGAAACGCTGTTGCCTTGTTTTATGAACCACCACAAGGAGCTGAATTTCGATATCGTTGGCCTTTCTGATTTGTGGAACTACCGGAGGGATTTAGGAATTGCCCATTTAAAAGCAAAATTTGGTCACGATATTAAAGCCTGCCGGAACAATGATGAGCTTTATGCAACTAAAGATCTTGATGCGGTGATTATCAGTACGGCCGATTTTCAGCATGCGCTTCACACCATCGAAGCGGTAAAAGCCAGTTGCGATGCTTACGTAGAAAAACCCTTTGCCGAAACCATGGACGATGCCAAAGCTGCATTTAAAGCCGTTAAGGCGAGTAAACAGATTGTACAGATTGGCTCGCAGCGAAGAAGTGGGGAGAATTATACCAATGCTGCAAAATTTATTCAGGATGGAAAATTTGGGCCGATCACGGCTGTCGATTTAGTTTGGAATGTAAATCAGCCAGGCAGGTGGCGCAGGCCCGATTTGGTAGCCAAATTAAAAGAAGAAGATATCGATTGGAAACGTTTCTTGTTGAATCGTCCGGTTGAAGCCTTCGATCCGAGAAAATACCTGGAATATAGATTATTCTGGCCTTATTCGTCGGGAATGCCCGGGCAATGGATGTCGCACCAGATTGATACGGTACATTGGTTTACCAATTTAAAACATCCACGAAGTGTAGTGGCCAACGGCGGTATTTACACCTGGAAAGATGGCCGCAGAAACTGGGATTCGATGGTTGCTGTATTCGATTATGGCCAGCCCGATACCACCGACGGTTTTCAGGTTACTTTCACCTCGCGGATGCAAAATAGTGTGGGTGATGTAGGCGAGGTTTACTATTCGAACGGTGGTGAGTTGAATCTGATGACCAATAAAGTATCGCCGAAAGGTGGTTTAAAAGAAAAAGAAGCTGCAGCCATGGGGTTGAAAGCCAATCTTTTGCCTGAGTTTGATTTAAGTAAAAGCGAAATTAAAGCTGCAACCGGAGCCAATATGGGTGGTGATGCCTTAACCTCTGGCCATATGCGTAACTGGATGGAATGTGTGCGTAGCCGTAAAACACCAAATGCGCCTGTTGAAGCAGGTTATTCGCACTCTATTGCCAATATCATGACGAATGCTGCTGTGAGGACAGGCGCGAAAGCTACTTTCGATGAAAGCAGACAAGAAGTAATTGCAAACGGAAAAGTATTTAAATATTAA